The following are encoded together in the Lathyrus oleraceus cultivar Zhongwan6 chromosome 3, CAAS_Psat_ZW6_1.0, whole genome shotgun sequence genome:
- the LOC127126157 gene encoding uncharacterized protein LOC127126157 isoform X3, whose translation MSSPPKRLSQSVTDVETNLVRKAPHGQINLVGKHQKKYATLSRKKFKYHHGASVRRSERIKSGVAKSPNPKQGAECIVDVTVSDSEVDEPETQAEQVLRQTKSTVTQIELVQVLPQENTQIEHVLPQPNARTEQALPESQPAENLSKKGLDEKVEYALQEIDALYKIIEVLKSKVDGNDGNANSCEAPSTAAPISYRTMYIDSQKKIEALSNENQQLKEQLENALGKVEMYEKENGVLSELLDKMKDTVNQQLSNVAKTTEAAVFASTQEIDNAYSASAAKRKRTEG comes from the exons ATGAGTTCCCCACCAAAGCGTCTGAGTCAATCAGTGACTGATGTGGAGACAAATCTTGTAAGAAAAGCACCACATGGACAAATCAACTTGGTAGGTAAACATCAAAAGAAGTATGCTACACTCTCAAGAAAAAAGTTCAAATACCATCATGGTGCTTCTGTGAGACGGTCAGAACGCATTAAAAGCGGAGTTGCTAAGTCTCCCAACCCAAAGCAAGGTGCTGAATGCATTGTAGACGTAACTGTTAGCGACAGTGAGGTAGATGAACCAGAAACTCAAGCTGAGCAAGTGTTACGACAGACAAAGTCGACGGTTACTCAAATTGAGCTAGTGCAAGTATTGCCACAGGAAAATACTCAAATTGAGCATGTATTACCGCAGCCAAATGCTCGAACTGAACAAGCATTGCCAGAGTCTCAGCCTGCTGAAAATTTAAGTAAAAAAGGCTTGGATGAAAAAGTTGAATATGCCTTACAGGAAATAGACGCGTTGTATAAGATCATAGAGGTGTTGAAATCCAAG GTCGATGGAAATGATGGAAATGCGAACTCATGTGAAGCCCCGTCAACAGCGGCACCTATCAGTTACCGGACCATGTACATTGATTCACAGAAGAAg ATTGAAGCTTTATCAAATGAAAATCAACAACTAAAAGAACAATTGGAAAATGCTCTAGGAAAAGTTGAAATG TATGAAAAAGAGAATGGTGTTTTAAGTGAGCTATTGGACAAAATGAAGGATACTGTTAATCAACAGCTTTCAAATGTGGCAAAAACCACTGAAGCTGCAGTTTTTGCGTCGACTCAAGAAATCGACAATGCATATTCAGCTTCTGCGGCTAAAAGAAAGAGAACTGAAGGCTGA
- the LOC127126157 gene encoding uncharacterized protein LOC127126157 isoform X1: protein MGRKPKSSNINHTFHSLSSENALPPRRYAQGSSENINQTKELGSQSMSSPPKRLSQSVTDVETNLVRKAPHGQINLVGKHQKKYATLSRKKFKYHHGASVRRSERIKSGVAKSPNPKQGAECIVDVTVSDSEVDEPETQAEQVLRQTKSTVTQIELVQVLPQENTQIEHVLPQPNARTEQALPESQPAENLSKKGLDEKVEYALQEIDALYKIIEVLKSKVDGNDGNANSCEAPSTAAPISYRTMYIDSQKKIEALSNENQQLKEQLENALGKVEMYEKENGVLSELLDKMKDTVNQQLSNVAKTTEAAVFASTQEIDNAYSASAAKRKRTEG from the exons ATGGGCCGAAAACCCAAATCTTCCAACATCAATCACACGTTTCACTCTCTCTCG TCTGAAAACGCACTTCCGCCTAGGAGATATGCGCAAGGTTCTAGTGAAAACATAAATCAAACAAAGGAATTAGGTTCTCAATCTATGAGTTCCCCACCAAAGCGTCTGAGTCAATCAGTGACTGATGTGGAGACAAATCTTGTAAGAAAAGCACCACATGGACAAATCAACTTGGTAGGTAAACATCAAAAGAAGTATGCTACACTCTCAAGAAAAAAGTTCAAATACCATCATGGTGCTTCTGTGAGACGGTCAGAACGCATTAAAAGCGGAGTTGCTAAGTCTCCCAACCCAAAGCAAGGTGCTGAATGCATTGTAGACGTAACTGTTAGCGACAGTGAGGTAGATGAACCAGAAACTCAAGCTGAGCAAGTGTTACGACAGACAAAGTCGACGGTTACTCAAATTGAGCTAGTGCAAGTATTGCCACAGGAAAATACTCAAATTGAGCATGTATTACCGCAGCCAAATGCTCGAACTGAACAAGCATTGCCAGAGTCTCAGCCTGCTGAAAATTTAAGTAAAAAAGGCTTGGATGAAAAAGTTGAATATGCCTTACAGGAAATAGACGCGTTGTATAAGATCATAGAGGTGTTGAAATCCAAG GTCGATGGAAATGATGGAAATGCGAACTCATGTGAAGCCCCGTCAACAGCGGCACCTATCAGTTACCGGACCATGTACATTGATTCACAGAAGAAg ATTGAAGCTTTATCAAATGAAAATCAACAACTAAAAGAACAATTGGAAAATGCTCTAGGAAAAGTTGAAATG TATGAAAAAGAGAATGGTGTTTTAAGTGAGCTATTGGACAAAATGAAGGATACTGTTAATCAACAGCTTTCAAATGTGGCAAAAACCACTGAAGCTGCAGTTTTTGCGTCGACTCAAGAAATCGACAATGCATATTCAGCTTCTGCGGCTAAAAGAAAGAGAACTGAAGGCTGA
- the LOC127126157 gene encoding uncharacterized protein LOC127126157 isoform X2: protein MGMEVAHRKNSLIRKSENALPPRRYAQGSSENINQTKELGSQSMSSPPKRLSQSVTDVETNLVRKAPHGQINLVGKHQKKYATLSRKKFKYHHGASVRRSERIKSGVAKSPNPKQGAECIVDVTVSDSEVDEPETQAEQVLRQTKSTVTQIELVQVLPQENTQIEHVLPQPNARTEQALPESQPAENLSKKGLDEKVEYALQEIDALYKIIEVLKSKVDGNDGNANSCEAPSTAAPISYRTMYIDSQKKIEALSNENQQLKEQLENALGKVEMYEKENGVLSELLDKMKDTVNQQLSNVAKTTEAAVFASTQEIDNAYSASAAKRKRTEG, encoded by the exons TCTGAAAACGCACTTCCGCCTAGGAGATATGCGCAAGGTTCTAGTGAAAACATAAATCAAACAAAGGAATTAGGTTCTCAATCTATGAGTTCCCCACCAAAGCGTCTGAGTCAATCAGTGACTGATGTGGAGACAAATCTTGTAAGAAAAGCACCACATGGACAAATCAACTTGGTAGGTAAACATCAAAAGAAGTATGCTACACTCTCAAGAAAAAAGTTCAAATACCATCATGGTGCTTCTGTGAGACGGTCAGAACGCATTAAAAGCGGAGTTGCTAAGTCTCCCAACCCAAAGCAAGGTGCTGAATGCATTGTAGACGTAACTGTTAGCGACAGTGAGGTAGATGAACCAGAAACTCAAGCTGAGCAAGTGTTACGACAGACAAAGTCGACGGTTACTCAAATTGAGCTAGTGCAAGTATTGCCACAGGAAAATACTCAAATTGAGCATGTATTACCGCAGCCAAATGCTCGAACTGAACAAGCATTGCCAGAGTCTCAGCCTGCTGAAAATTTAAGTAAAAAAGGCTTGGATGAAAAAGTTGAATATGCCTTACAGGAAATAGACGCGTTGTATAAGATCATAGAGGTGTTGAAATCCAAG GTCGATGGAAATGATGGAAATGCGAACTCATGTGAAGCCCCGTCAACAGCGGCACCTATCAGTTACCGGACCATGTACATTGATTCACAGAAGAAg ATTGAAGCTTTATCAAATGAAAATCAACAACTAAAAGAACAATTGGAAAATGCTCTAGGAAAAGTTGAAATG TATGAAAAAGAGAATGGTGTTTTAAGTGAGCTATTGGACAAAATGAAGGATACTGTTAATCAACAGCTTTCAAATGTGGCAAAAACCACTGAAGCTGCAGTTTTTGCGTCGACTCAAGAAATCGACAATGCATATTCAGCTTCTGCGGCTAAAAGAAAGAGAACTGAAGGCTGA